One region of Mangifera indica cultivar Alphonso chromosome 3, CATAS_Mindica_2.1, whole genome shotgun sequence genomic DNA includes:
- the LOC123211567 gene encoding non-lysosomal glucosylceramidase-like encodes MVSGNLFHRRKHSWPTEEYISRTTLQLFDFDSAAPPEQAWRRRLNSHANRLKEFSVTFAEAIKMVRLGIRLWSYIREEASHGRKAPIDPFTRISCKPSASQGVPLGGMGSGSILRGFRGEFRQWQITPGICEASPIMANQFSIFISRDGGNKHYASVLAPGQHEGLGKAGDQGISSWGWNLSGQHSTYHALFPRAWTLYDGEPDPELKISSRQISPFIPHNYRDSSLPTAVFVYTLVNTGKERANVSLLFTWANSIGGLSHLSGDHVNEPFIGEDGVSGVLLHHKTANGNPPVTFAIAACKTQSVNVTVLPCFGLSEGSQITAKDVWGSVWQDRQFDQENFSSGPSVPSALGEMHCAAVAASAWVEPHGKCTVAFALAWSSPKVKFSKGSVYHRRYTKFYGTSENAAQDLVHDALMNYKLWEEDIERWQSPILKDEKLPEWYKFTLFNELYFLVAGGTIWIDSRLPPSNRRNERKEEGTDVRVIESEVSSVGVNHTTRSSFLCEDEPTVNQNGNSYHSQDSFTLLDSRTDIDDVGRFLYLEGVEYVMWCTYDVHFYASFALLQLFPKIELNIQREFAKAVLSEDGRKVKFLAEGNTGIRKVRGAVPHDLGTHDPWNEMNAYNIHDTSKWKDLNPKFVLQVYRDFAATGDMIRMLHDMSFRVDVWPSIRATMEYMEQFDRDGDCLIENGGLPDQTYDTWTVHGVSAYCGCLWLAAAAMALKLGDKPFAELCRSKYLKAKSVFEEKLWNGTYYNYDSGSSSNSKSIQADQLAGQWYTASSGLPPLDENRIRSSLQKFYDFNVMKIKGGKMGAVNEMHPNGRVDETCMQSREIWTGVTYGVAAAMILAGMENEAFTTAQGIFTAGWSEEGYGYWFQTPEAWTIDGHFRSLIYMRPLSIWGMQWALSMPRAVLEAPKINVMDRIHISSSSGRFSCNEMGVKRIAHKANFFGNSAFTCS; translated from the exons atGGTTAGTGGAAATTTATTTCACCGTAGAAAGCATTCTTGGCCGACTGAAGAGTATATCAGCAGAACAACTTTGCAGTTG tttgattttgatagtGCTGCCCCACCAGAGCAAGCTTGGAGAAGGAGATTAAACAGCCATGCTAATCGTCTCAAAGAGTTCAGTGTTACATTTGCTGAAGCAATTAAAATG GTTCGACTTGGTATACGGCTATGGTCCTATATCAGGGAAGAGGCCTCTCATGGAAGG AAAGCACCTATTGATCCTTTCACCCGAATAAGCTGTAAGCCATCAGCATCACAAGGAGTTCCTCTCGGGGGAATGGG GAGTGGTAGTATATTGAGAGGTTTTAGAGGCGAGTTCAGGCAATGGCAGATTACTCCTGGTATATGTGAAGCTTCACCTATCATGGCCAATCAGTTTTCT ATTTTTATATCTCGAGATGGAGGAAACAAACATTATGCATCTGTGTTGGCACCGGGCCAACATGAAGGTTTAGG AAAAGCTGGTGATCAGGGAATATCATCTTGGGGCTGGAATCTAAGTGGTCAGCATTCCACCTACCATGCACTATTCCCAAGAGCATGGACTTTATATGATG GTGAACCTGATCCAGAATTAAAAATATCTTCTCGGCAGATATCGCCATTCATACCTCATAACTATAGAGATAGTAGTCTTCCTACAGCTGTTTTTGTTTACACG TTGGTAAACACTGGGAAGGAAAGGGCAAATGTAAGCCTTCTTTTTACATGGGCG AACTCAATTGGAGGACTGTCACACCTGTCAGGAGATCATGTCAATGAACCCTTCAT AGGCGAAGATGGAGTCTCTGGTGTACTTTTACATCACAA GACTGCAAACGGGAACCCTCCTGTAACTTTTGCGATAGCTGCATGCAAAACCCAAAGTGTAAATGTTACTGTTCTTCCTTGTTTTGGGCTATCAGAAGGAAGTCAAATTACAGCTAAGGATGTCTGGGGTAGCGTATGGCAG GACAGGCAATTTGATCAGGAAAATTTCAGTTCTGGGCCAAGCGTGCCATCAGCACTTGGGGAAATGCATTGCGCTGCAGTGGCGGCTTCTGCATGGGTGGAACCTCATGGAAAGTGCACTGTTGCATTTGCTCTTGCTTGGTCTTCTccaaaagtaaaattttcaaagggaAGTGTGTATCATAG GAGATACACAAAATTCTATGGCACTTCTGAAAATGCAGCTCAGGACTTGGTGCATGATGCTCTGATGA ATTATAAGCTCTGGGAAGAAGATATTGAGAGATGGCAGAGTCCTATCCTCAAGGATGAAAAGCTACCAGAATG GTACAAGTTCACATTATTTAATGAGCTCTACTTTTTGGTCGCTGGTGGAACAATCTGGATTG ACTCTCGTTTGCCCCCTTCAAACAggagaaatgagagaaaagaagagggCACAGATGTCAGAGTTATTGAATCTGAAGTTTCTAGTGTTGGAGTAAATCATACTACAAGAAGTAGCTTTCTATGTGAAGATGAACCAACAGTTAATCAGAATGGAAACAGTTACCACTCCCAAGACTCTTTCACATTGTTGGATTCACGAACAGACATTGATGATGTTGGTAGGTTTTTGTACTTGGAAGGAGTGGAGTATGTTATGTGGTGCACATATGATGTACATTTCTATGCGTCTTTTGCCCTCCTTCAGTTGTTCCCAAAGATTGAACTTAACATTCAGCGTGAGTTTGCAAAAGCAGTGTTATCTGAGGATGGAAGAAAAGTTAAGTTCCTTGCAGAGGGTAACACAGGAATTCGGAAGGTTAGAGGAGCTGTTCCTCATGATTTGGGGACACATGATCCATGGAATGAGATGAATGCGTATAATATACATGATACAAGCAAATGGAAGGATCTGAATCCAAAGTTTGTGCTACAGGTGTACAGAGATTTTGCTGCAACAGGTGAtatg ATCCGGATGTTACATGATATGTCATTCAGAGTTGATGTGTGGCCTTCTATCCGAGCAACAATGGAGTACATGGAGCAATTTGATAGAGATGGTGATTGTCTCATTGAAAACGGTGGACTCCCTGACCAAACCTATGATACATGGACGGTTCATGGTGTTAGTGCTTATTGTGGCTGCTTATGGCTTGCTGCAGCTGCAATGGCCCTTAAACTAGGTGACAAGCCCTTTGCTGAACTGTGCAGAAGCAAATATTTGAAGGCAAAATCagtttttgaagaaaaactaTGGAATGGTACTTATTATAACTATGATAGTGGGTCAAGTAGTAACAGTAAATCTATACAAGCTGATCAGCTCGCTGGGCAATGGTACACAGCGTCCTCAGGCCTGCCTCCACTTGATGAAAATAGAATCAGAAGCTCACTTCAgaaattttatgatttcaatGTAATGAAAATTAAGGGAGGCAAGATGGGTGCTGTAAATGAAATGCATCCTAATGGGAGGGTGGATGAAACTTGCATGCAGTCACGTGAAATATGGACAGGTGTAACCTATGGTGTGGCAGCTGCAATGATCCTTGCTGGAATGGAGAATGAGGCCTTCACTACAGCTCAAGGCATTTTTACTGCAGGCTGGTCAGAAGAGGGTTATGG ATACTGGTTCCAGACTCCAGAGGCATGGACTATTGATGGCCACTTCAGGTCGCTTATATATATGAGACCTCTCTCAATATGGGGTATGCAATGGGCACTATCTATGCCTAGAGCTGTTCTTGAGGCCCCTAAGATCAATGTAATGGACAGAATACACATATCCTCCTCTAGTGGAAGATTTTCTTGCAATGAAATGGGAGTCAAACGGATTGCACataaagcaaatttttttggGAATTCAGCGTTCACTTGTTCAtag